From a region of the Calliphora vicina chromosome 4, idCalVici1.1, whole genome shotgun sequence genome:
- the LOC135958760 gene encoding uncharacterized protein LOC135958760 translates to MPPEFWKNVLFTDECKYCIFGIKDRQFVWRKPCTVLSPKNLKPTVKHGGGAVMVQLKMYFRKCFYQLVLLLLSAPNIIISGPVSSPEISTQTGKSNSHLSIQQQQQQQPHKSNHNNQDAQLNSLNVYASNYEAISSKQNQNEHFKPSYKLPDMETNFTPIHNGNSIAPEFASPLGSSTPLLMQYLPQQINEGGVQYLQLIPTRPLMVPIGPYLTGNTGVQPLTYHQHLAPSNSIDYTARPLLSALPINMPPPAPSALVDVPASPLPSYGIQSYAGHISPYKQNHRINRETKDKPLLGPITLNLNEYIPSTSSQHSHSTFNDRGRP, encoded by the exons ATGCCTCCAGAGTTCTGGAAAAATGTTCTGTTCACGGATGAATGCAAGTACTGCATCTTTGGCATAAAAGACCGTCAGTTTGTTTGGAGAAAGCCTTGTACAGTGCTTagtcccaaaaatttaaaaccaacagttaagcatggtggtggtgCAGTGATGGtacag ttaaaaatgtaCTTCAGGAAATGTTTCTACCAATTGGTTCTGCTTTTATTATCTGCACCAAATATCATAATTTCTGGTCCAGTTTCTAGTCCTGAAATTTCAACTCAGACAGGCAAATCGAATAGTCATTTATcgatacagcaacaacaacaacaacagccacATAAGTCCAATCACAACAATCAAGATGCTCAGTTAAATTCTTTAAACGTTTATGCATCGAACTATGAAGCCATTTCGAGCAAGCAAAATCAAAATGAACATTTTAAACCGTCTTACAAACTGCCAGatatggaaacaaattttacaccCATCCACAATGGCAATAGCATAGCACCGGAATTTGCTAGCCCACTAGGATCTTCAACTCCACTTTTAATGCAATATTTGCCACAGCAAATTAATGAAGGCGGCGTCCAGTATTTACAGTTAATCCCAACCAGACCTTTAATGGTGCCAATAGGTCCATATTTAACCGGTAACACAGGAGTACAACCTTTGACATATCATCAGCATTTGGCACCTAGCAACAGCATTGACTACACCGCCCGACCACTTTTATCAGCATTACCAATCAATATGCCTCCACCTGCTCCTTCTGCTCTAGTAGACGTACCTGCTTCGCCATTACCTTCCTATGGAATTCAATCGTATGCTGGCCATATTTCGCCTTACAAACAAAATCATCGCATAAATAGGGAAACTAAAGACAAACCGTTATTAGGACCTATAACTTTAAATCTAAATGAATATATACCATCAACAAGCAGTCAACATTCGCATTCGACATTTAATGATCGAGGAAGACCTTAA